The following proteins come from a genomic window of Dreissena polymorpha isolate Duluth1 chromosome 1, UMN_Dpol_1.0, whole genome shotgun sequence:
- the LOC127864548 gene encoding calmodulin-regulated spectrin-associated protein 1-like isoform X9, giving the protein MFSVISMYRSSHISCSLSCSQCSYHQCSVLYLCTGRHTSGTVSRVPSVPISNVTKQSFQRHRVDSELRCSSAPDPHKGSPTLPHRAQPLLHRRQQNNGAHDDVRQSLNVVGGPAGSQSLNVVGGPAGRQRGPPRESVVAWPEKCQQSALMAESGSGDSRNLLANVSIDSDMNASFSSGSIDLGDLDTSPRDVLDPTPRLQGGADTGHVISFSLQNQKGTPFSTDIKRHDLESVNSVNLRVDEGFDSKQCAAGLNSESITAGNFERLFPAKLKQAKEKTSVHSKEEEQGEVLKWKTANPTSKVKKGVTIDPQSTVINSQSASVGHDMKLPFESQVSADQCSPSHMDKSDPIPRKFEAFFVGGSVDGSVDLPTHRSDVTVAESYIIDHVHTPEAARAAGIPVIETANQSPRSLELANQSPRSLELANQSPRALAMANQIPRSLSREGSVASSKSSGEFSDHESQKIHADHKTQESVQKHALSGKENFLDTNDPANFIIRKPVLVSKPPKTVDFENKIPSTTFSQIKQLRNVGNTDNSGFVYMQQGQDDNSKPSSLKDTFHKKQQEKKSLFNSSPSRQPVPNSTQPMAVENEATSEVPAANAAAGQELLKIKMKLEEKRKAIERKKHTQEIQQQKIRQRLGKAAFLHVVGKPKDGPSDTTELQAENGTAQMTSTANNARTAAQSPRSLNARDGIQQTIENVRNNWFNKEDHMSQGDGENSEGEGQGAGLTDSEMSSSQESQGSQQGRRLLFDRRSASVERVASLAEQRIAQPDTASYPRSEGNGSNIDELSAGMSTSPVFSQQSIPSPPRLSVGQSGSFVERQSRSDLGRKSDVKPERQESYDEYSNSLDKLNQSLTDLQGEIMKLSLKKGQQLQVSRSRSKSPTQVEAKLIEKQPALVDSNVERTSAQHKSRSSSEPRQLAQEGQQPGNYASLPRQPPAYAQHGQQHQLQQYAMSPTSMVGQIGPIYGTHGHYMQSPGHGFPSYVLGPGQGQMTYPQMQPPFHQSPPGFPHTGGPGMYPGQPYPGPHSLVSPPSAAQPGPYSTMYTSPGVPSNQFQPLQPLPGPYTNPSHMGQYLPQGHQPQPHMFDMQQAYNQHSSVQNPVSSTPEAVQLRSSQIRENRGVTNDNTRQFKGDNSDSNVQSSRSSNSDINKSNNVSDKSDSGVTRITGKTSSSNSYVSSVISDFAAQVTQPGGQVPGTHSDDLQGSSLGTGADLDTSTSGLDVTPVGFVVGQDDTSLDQSAEEEMHRKKEKLEKMRLKRVEEQERKRLKLEQDMNRRREMERLKQEESDRRKSEEKARREAIFKQYITKKDDDEEGPPKKEKPKQRTRPKSMFVKPELVEGFEGAGSVDDLTSRVMSASVGPEPSNGAQLKGTRNTRSSKSPQHKQVMRKAVSMNTLHNGSGDGRSLAYGGLTHRRPLSPDPNRTRKGQRSNESSESGSSQGGVDYAGPKLFVKPSAKSNRHIIINAISHCCLAGSVNTEQKNKVLEEIAKSNAKHFIILFRDSSCGYRGLYGFDPDTEDCFKILGVGPRSIQHDMVEKYYKYNSGGKSFSEVVSTKHISVSIDAVSLQNAVWKPAKPPAKAM; this is encoded by the exons ATGTTCAGTGTTATATCTATGTACAG GTCGTCACACATCAGCTGCAGTCTCTCGTGTTCCCAGTGTTCCTATCATCAATGTTCAGTGTTATATCTATGTACAGGTCGTCACACATCAGGTACAGTCTCTCGTGTTCCCAGTGTTCCCATCAGCAATGTGACCAAGCAGAGCTTTCAGCGCCACCGTGTGGACAGTGAGCTACGCTGCAGTAGCGCCCCCGACCCTCACAAAGGCAGTCCCACCCTGCCCCACCGCGCCCAACCACTTCTGCACAGGCGTCAACAGAACAATGGGGCTCATGACG ATGTGCGCCAGTCCCTCAATGTGGTTGGTGGTCCGGCAGGGAGCCAGTCTCTCAATGTGGTTGGTGGTCCGGCCGGGAGGCAGAGAGGGCCGCCCAGGGAGTCTGTGGTCGCATGGCCAGAGAAATG CCAGCAGTCTGCCCTGATGGCAGAGAGTGGCAGTGGTGATAGCAGGAATCTGCTGGCCAACGTGAGCATAGACTCTGACATGAACGCCAGCTTCTCCAGTGGTAGTATTgacctcggtgaccttgacaccTCCCCCAGGGATGTCCTGGACCCCACTCCGAGGTTGCAAGGAGGGGCTGACACAGGTCATGTCATCAGCTTCAGTCTGCAGAACCAGAAGGGCACGCCATTTTCCACTGATATAAAACGTCATGATCTGGAAAGTGTTAACTCTGTGAACTTGCGTGTTGATGAAGGTTTTGATTCAAAGCAATGTGCAGCTGGTTTGAATAGTGAAAGTATAACTGCAGGGAACTTTGAACGGTTGTTTCCTGCTAAGCTGAAGCAAGCAAAGGAAAAGACAAGTGTTCATAGTAAGGAAGAAGAGCAAGGTGAAGTGCTTAAGTGGAAGACTGCTAACCCAACTAGTAAAGTAAAGAAGGGTGTAACTATTGACCCGCAGTCTACAGTAATTAACAGCCAGTCGGCCTCTGTGGGACATGATATGAAACTACCTTTTGAATCTCAAGTGTCAGCTGATCAATGTTCTCCTTCCCATATGGACAAGTCTGATCCCATCCCTAGGAAGTTTGAGGCCTTCTTTGTAGGTGGAAGTGTCGACGGCTCAGTGGACCTGCCAACTCACAGGAGTGACGTTACAGTGGCTGAGAGTTACATTATTGATCACGTGCATACGCCAGAGGCTGCAAGGGCTGCTGGGATACCAGTCATAGAAACAGCCAATCAGAGCCCTCGCTCACTTGAGTTAGCCAATCAGAGCCCTCGCTCACTTGAGTTAGCCAATCAGAGCCCTCGAGCATTGGCAATGGCCAATCAGATACCCCGAAGTCTTTCACGTGAAGGAAGTGTGGCCAGCAGTAAGAGTTCAGGAGAATTTTCTGATCACGAGTCCCAAAAAATCCACGCTGATCACAAAACACAGGAAAGTGTCCAGAAACATGCTTTGAGTGGAAAAGAGAACTTCTTGGATACGAATGATCCAGCTAATTTTATTATACGCAAGCCAGTTCTTGTTTCAAAACCtccaaaaactgttgattttgaaaacaaaattcccTCAACTACTTTTTCTCAAATAAAACAGCTTCGCAATGTGGGTAACACGGACAATTCTGGTTTTGTGTACATGCAGCAAGGACAGGACGACAACTCCAAACCTTCATCATTAAAGGACACTTTCCACAAAAAGCAGCAAGAGAAGAAATCTCTCTTTAATTCCTCTCCTTCTCGACAGCCCGTTCCCAACTCTACCCAACCTATGGCTGTTGAGAATGAGGCCACTTCTGAGGTCCCTGCAGCCAACGCGGCTGCCGGTCAGGAGttactgaaaattaaaatgaaattggaAGAGAAGCGGAAAGCTATTGAGCGTAAGAAGCATACACAGGAAATCCAGCAGCAGAAAATAAGGCAGAGACTTGGTAAAGCTGCCTTCTTGCATGTTGTAGGTAAGCCAAAGGATGGTCCTAGTGACACCACGGAGCTGCAGGCTGAGAATGGAACAGCGCAGATGACAAGTACTGCAAACAATGCAAGAACGGCTGCCCAGTCTCCGAGGTCCCTCAATGCCAGAGATGGCATACAGCAAACCATTGAGAACGTGCGTAACAACTGGTTCAACAAGGAAGACCACATGTCACAGGGGGATGGTGAGAACAGTGAGGGGGAGGGCCAGGGGGCCGGGTTGACTGACAGCGAAATGAGCAGCTCCCAGGAGAGCCAAGGCAGTCAGCAGGGGAGACGACTCCTGTTTGACCGGCGCAGTGCCTCTGTTGAGAGAGTGGCCTCCCTTGCTGAACAAAGAATTGCGCAACCAGATACTGCTTCATATCCCAGAAGTGAGGGAAATGGATCAAATATTGATGAACTATCTGCTGGTATGTCTACCTCCCCAGTGTTCAGTCAGCAAAGTATTCCCAGTCCCCCAAGACTGTCAGTTGGTCAAAGTGGTTCATTTGTTGAAAGGCAGTCAAGATCTGACCTTGGAAGGAAATCCGATGTTAAACCAGAGCGACAGGAATCTTATGATGAGTACAGCAACTCTCTGGATAAGTTAAACCAGAGTTTGACAGATCTGCAGGGCGAGATCATGAAACTGTCCCTGAAGAAAGGTCAACAATTACAAGTGTCACGGTCCAGGTCAAAGTCTCCAACCCAGGTGGAGGCAAAGCTGATTGAGAAGCAACCAGCTCTAGTGGACAGTAATGTTGAGAGGACTTCAGCCCAGCACAAGTCACGGAGCTCCTCTGAGCCACGACAGCTGGCACAG GAAGGTCAGCAGCCAGGAAACTACGCCTCGTTGCCTAGACAACCACCAGCCTACGCACAACATGGTCAGCAGCATCAGCTTCAGCAGTACGCAATGAGTCCCACATCAATGGTTGGTCAGATAGGCCCTATATACGGCACCCACGGCCACTACATGCAGAGCCCTGGTCATGGGTTCCCCAGCTATGTGCTAGGCCCAGGCCAGGGTCAGATGACCTACCCCCAGATGCAGCCCCCCTTTCATCAGAGTCCCCCTGGTTTCCCCCACACCGGCGGTCCAGGCATGTACCCTGGTCAGCCGTACCCTGGGCCCCACAGTCTTGTCTCCCCTCCATCGGCAGCCCAGCCAGGCCCCTACTCTACCATGTACACCTCCCCCGGTGTTCCCAGTAACCAGTTCCAGCCCTTACAGCCCCTGCCTGGCCCCTATACCAACCCCTCACACATGGGGCAATACCTGCCACAGGGTCATCAGCCTCAGCCACACATGTTTGACATGCAACAGGCCTATAATCAGCATTCCAGTGTTCAGAATCCAGTGAGTTCCACCCCAGAAGCAGTTCAGTTGCGTTCTAGTCAGATACGTGAAAATAGAGGGGTCACTAATGACAATACGAGACAATTCAAGGGTGACAATAGTGACTCAAATGTACAATCTAGTAGATCCAGTAACAGTGATATCAACAAATCCAATAATGTCAGTGATAAAAGTGACTCTGGTGTTACCAGGATTACGGGTAAAACCTCCAGTTCAAATAGTTACGTGTCTTCTGTGATATCGGATTTCGCTGCTCAGGTGACTCAGCCTGGTGGCCAGGTGCCGGGCACTCACTCGGACGACTTGCAGGGTTCGAGCCTTGGTACCGGCGCTGATTTGGATACCAGCACCTCTGGGCTAGACGTCACTCCTGTAGGCTTCGTGGTCGGTCAGGATGACACCAGTCTAGATCAG AGTGCAGAGGAGGAGATGCATAGGAAGAAGGAGAAGTTGGAGAAAATGAGGCTGAAACGTGTTGAGGAGCAGGAGAGGAAGAGGCTGAAACTGGAGCAGGACATGAACCGGCGGAGGGAGATGGAGAG GTTGAAGCAAGAAGAAAGTGATCGtagaaaatcagaagaaaaagcGCGGCGTGAAGCTATTTTTAAGCAGTACATCACAAAgaaggatgatgatgaggaaggCCCGCCGAAGAAAGAGAAGCCCAAACAGAGAACTAGGCCAAAGTCAATGTTTGTCAAGCCTGAATTGGTAGAAG GGTTTGAGGGCGCTGGTTCTGTGGACGACTTGACCAGCCGAGTGATGTCAGCCTCTGTTGGACCGGAACCTTCCAATGGGGCCCAGT TAAAGGGTACTAGAAACACTAGATCATCCAAGTCACCTCAGCACAAACAAGTTATGAGAAAAGCAG TTTCCATGAACACCCTTCACAATGGCAGTGGTGACGGGCGGTCCCTGGCGTATGGCGGTCTCACCCACCGGCGACCGCTCTCACCAGACCCCAACAGGACACGCAAGGGTCAGAGGTCAAATGAGAGCTCGGAGTCGGGATCCTCACAGGGCGGTGTGGACTATGCAG GTCCGAAGCTGTTTGTGAAGCCGAGTGCCAAGTCTAACAGACACATCATCATCAATGCTATCAGTCACTGCTGCCTGGCTGGCTCTGTAAACACGGAGCAGAAAAACAAAGTGCTAGAA GAAATTGCCAAGTCCAATGCCAAACACTTCATCATTCTGTTCCGGGACAGCAGTTGTGGTTACCGGGGCCTCTATGGGTTTGACCCGGACACTGAGGACTGCTTCAAGATATTGGGCGTGGGTCCCCGGTCAATACAGCATGACATGGTGGAGAAATACTACAA ATACAACTCAGGGGGCAAGTCGTTCTCCGAGGTTGTCTCTACAAAGCACATCTCTGTGTCCATTGACGCTGTCAGCCTGCAGAACGCTGTGTGGAAACCAGCCAAGCCTCCTGCCAAGGCCATGTGA
- the LOC127864548 gene encoding calmodulin-regulated spectrin-associated protein 1-like isoform X1: MDTWQSDGAEDSDGEIVEIMSVEEYDGEKAKALASLSWVLCKAYQDKVPTEFHDPFYINGEGSWTIKPRLANLLASSELYCLACKNMFGDNASQWAGHWSIIQVLSRKGIYAVGSDSNDVTETILMQSAPFKLKAHLALIDALMKAFCGEIMSVERVTQTVRRFSSFNASSELPNDSEEAVLFWVNKVCATVQVSLQDRAAQLEAADDPQETSNEPPAVPMLLRLVEDVGDGCSIAALISFYCPSILRIQDVCLKSNVGIADSLYNLRLIKSFCERHLPYKTWHFTFEDLLYSHVKLKVNILMLIAEIFYWFEIRTVPVVTGAGITGTPDAGRHTSAAVSRVPSVPIIIVQCYIYIQVVTHQLQSLVFPVFLSSMFSVISMYRSSHISCSLSCSQCSYHQCSVLYLCTGRHTSGTVSRVPSVPISNVTKQSFQRHRVDSELRCSSAPDPHKGSPTLPHRAQPLLHRRQQNNGAHDDVRQSLNVVGGPAGSQSLNVVGGPAGRQRGPPRESVVAWPEKCQQSALMAESGSGDSRNLLANVSIDSDMNASFSSGSIDLGDLDTSPRDVLDPTPRLQGGADTGHVISFSLQNQKGTPFSTDIKRHDLESVNSVNLRVDEGFDSKQCAAGLNSESITAGNFERLFPAKLKQAKEKTSVHSKEEEQGEVLKWKTANPTSKVKKGVTIDPQSTVINSQSASVGHDMKLPFESQVSADQCSPSHMDKSDPIPRKFEAFFVGGSVDGSVDLPTHRSDVTVAESYIIDHVHTPEAARAAGIPVIETANQSPRSLELANQSPRSLELANQSPRALAMANQIPRSLSREGSVASSKSSGEFSDHESQKIHADHKTQESVQKHALSGKENFLDTNDPANFIIRKPVLVSKPPKTVDFENKIPSTTFSQIKQLRNVGNTDNSGFVYMQQGQDDNSKPSSLKDTFHKKQQEKKSLFNSSPSRQPVPNSTQPMAVENEATSEVPAANAAAGQELLKIKMKLEEKRKAIERKKHTQEIQQQKIRQRLGKAAFLHVVGKPKDGPSDTTELQAENGTAQMTSTANNARTAAQSPRSLNARDGIQQTIENVRNNWFNKEDHMSQGDGENSEGEGQGAGLTDSEMSSSQESQGSQQGRRLLFDRRSASVERVASLAEQRIAQPDTASYPRSEGNGSNIDELSAGMSTSPVFSQQSIPSPPRLSVGQSGSFVERQSRSDLGRKSDVKPERQESYDEYSNSLDKLNQSLTDLQGEIMKLSLKKGQQLQVSRSRSKSPTQVEAKLIEKQPALVDSNVERTSAQHKSRSSSEPRQLAQEGQQPGNYASLPRQPPAYAQHGQQHQLQQYAMSPTSMVGQIGPIYGTHGHYMQSPGHGFPSYVLGPGQGQMTYPQMQPPFHQSPPGFPHTGGPGMYPGQPYPGPHSLVSPPSAAQPGPYSTMYTSPGVPSNQFQPLQPLPGPYTNPSHMGQYLPQGHQPQPHMFDMQQAYNQHSSVQNPVSSTPEAVQLRSSQIRENRGVTNDNTRQFKGDNSDSNVQSSRSSNSDINKSNNVSDKSDSGVTRITGKTSSSNSYVSSVISDFAAQVTQPGGQVPGTHSDDLQGSSLGTGADLDTSTSGLDVTPVGFVVGQDDTSLDQSAEEEMHRKKEKLEKMRLKRVEEQERKRLKLEQDMNRRREMERLKQEESDRRKSEEKARREAIFKQYITKKDDDEEGPPKKEKPKQRTRPKSMFVKPELVEGFEGAGSVDDLTSRVMSASVGPEPSNGAQLKGTRNTRSSKSPQHKQVMRKAVSMNTLHNGSGDGRSLAYGGLTHRRPLSPDPNRTRKGQRSNESSESGSSQGGVDYAGPKLFVKPSAKSNRHIIINAISHCCLAGSVNTEQKNKVLEEIAKSNAKHFIILFRDSSCGYRGLYGFDPDTEDCFKILGVGPRSIQHDMVEKYYKYNSGGKSFSEVVSTKHISVSIDAVSLQNAVWKPAKPPAKAM; the protein is encoded by the exons GCCAAAGCGTTGGCCTCTCTGTCCTGGGTCCTCTGCAAGGCCTACCAAGACAAAGTTCCCACTGAGTTCCATGACCCCTTCTACATCAACGGAGAG GGCTCATGGACTATCAAGCCCCGACTTGCCAATCTTCTAGCCAGTAGTGAGCTGTACTGTCTGGCCTGTAAGAACATGTTTGGAGACAATGCCTCACAGTGGGCAG GGCACTGGAGCATAATTCAGGTCCTGTCTAGGAAAGGCATCTACGCTGTCGGCTCGGACTCCAATGACGTCACAGAGACCATTCTCATGCAGTCGGCACCATTTAAACTG AAAGCCCATCTGGCCTTGATCGACGCCCTGATGAAAGCCTTCTGTGGGGAGATCATGAGTGTAGAGCGCGTGACTCAGACCGTGAGGAGGTTCTCCTCCTTCAACGCCTCCAGCGAGCTTCCCAACGACTCAGAAGAAGCTGTTCTGTTCTGGGTCAACAAAGTGTGTGCAACTGTCCAAGTGAGTCTACAGGATAGGGCAGCGCAACTAGAG GCTGCAGATGATCCCCAGGAGACCAGCAATGAGCCCCCGGCTGTACCCATGCTACTGAGACTGGTGGAGGACGTAGGAGACGGGTGCTCTATAGCTGCCCTCATCAGCTTCTACTGTCCCAGCATACTTAGGATCCAAG ACGTATGTTTGAAGTCCAATGTGGGCATAGCTGACTCGCTGTACAACCTGCGACTGATCAAGTCCTTCTGTGAGCGTCATCTTCCCTACAAGACGTGGCACTTTACGTTCGAGGACCTGTTGTACAGCCATGTGAAGTTGAAGGTGAACATTCTGATGCTGATAGCCGAGATCTTCTACTGGTTTGAGATCCGCACGGTCCCTGTGGTCACTGGTGCAGGCATCACTGGGACACCAGATGCAG GTCGTCACACATCAGCTGCAGTCTCTCGTGTTCCCAGTGTTCCTATCATCATTGTTCAGTGTTATATCTATATACAGGTTGTCACACATCAGCTGCAGTCTCTCGTGTTCCCAGTGTTCCTATCATCAATGTTCAGTGTTATATCTATGTACAG GTCGTCACACATCAGCTGCAGTCTCTCGTGTTCCCAGTGTTCCTATCATCAATGTTCAGTGTTATATCTATGTACAGGTCGTCACACATCAGGTACAGTCTCTCGTGTTCCCAGTGTTCCCATCAGCAATGTGACCAAGCAGAGCTTTCAGCGCCACCGTGTGGACAGTGAGCTACGCTGCAGTAGCGCCCCCGACCCTCACAAAGGCAGTCCCACCCTGCCCCACCGCGCCCAACCACTTCTGCACAGGCGTCAACAGAACAATGGGGCTCATGACG ATGTGCGCCAGTCCCTCAATGTGGTTGGTGGTCCGGCAGGGAGCCAGTCTCTCAATGTGGTTGGTGGTCCGGCCGGGAGGCAGAGAGGGCCGCCCAGGGAGTCTGTGGTCGCATGGCCAGAGAAATG CCAGCAGTCTGCCCTGATGGCAGAGAGTGGCAGTGGTGATAGCAGGAATCTGCTGGCCAACGTGAGCATAGACTCTGACATGAACGCCAGCTTCTCCAGTGGTAGTATTgacctcggtgaccttgacaccTCCCCCAGGGATGTCCTGGACCCCACTCCGAGGTTGCAAGGAGGGGCTGACACAGGTCATGTCATCAGCTTCAGTCTGCAGAACCAGAAGGGCACGCCATTTTCCACTGATATAAAACGTCATGATCTGGAAAGTGTTAACTCTGTGAACTTGCGTGTTGATGAAGGTTTTGATTCAAAGCAATGTGCAGCTGGTTTGAATAGTGAAAGTATAACTGCAGGGAACTTTGAACGGTTGTTTCCTGCTAAGCTGAAGCAAGCAAAGGAAAAGACAAGTGTTCATAGTAAGGAAGAAGAGCAAGGTGAAGTGCTTAAGTGGAAGACTGCTAACCCAACTAGTAAAGTAAAGAAGGGTGTAACTATTGACCCGCAGTCTACAGTAATTAACAGCCAGTCGGCCTCTGTGGGACATGATATGAAACTACCTTTTGAATCTCAAGTGTCAGCTGATCAATGTTCTCCTTCCCATATGGACAAGTCTGATCCCATCCCTAGGAAGTTTGAGGCCTTCTTTGTAGGTGGAAGTGTCGACGGCTCAGTGGACCTGCCAACTCACAGGAGTGACGTTACAGTGGCTGAGAGTTACATTATTGATCACGTGCATACGCCAGAGGCTGCAAGGGCTGCTGGGATACCAGTCATAGAAACAGCCAATCAGAGCCCTCGCTCACTTGAGTTAGCCAATCAGAGCCCTCGCTCACTTGAGTTAGCCAATCAGAGCCCTCGAGCATTGGCAATGGCCAATCAGATACCCCGAAGTCTTTCACGTGAAGGAAGTGTGGCCAGCAGTAAGAGTTCAGGAGAATTTTCTGATCACGAGTCCCAAAAAATCCACGCTGATCACAAAACACAGGAAAGTGTCCAGAAACATGCTTTGAGTGGAAAAGAGAACTTCTTGGATACGAATGATCCAGCTAATTTTATTATACGCAAGCCAGTTCTTGTTTCAAAACCtccaaaaactgttgattttgaaaacaaaattcccTCAACTACTTTTTCTCAAATAAAACAGCTTCGCAATGTGGGTAACACGGACAATTCTGGTTTTGTGTACATGCAGCAAGGACAGGACGACAACTCCAAACCTTCATCATTAAAGGACACTTTCCACAAAAAGCAGCAAGAGAAGAAATCTCTCTTTAATTCCTCTCCTTCTCGACAGCCCGTTCCCAACTCTACCCAACCTATGGCTGTTGAGAATGAGGCCACTTCTGAGGTCCCTGCAGCCAACGCGGCTGCCGGTCAGGAGttactgaaaattaaaatgaaattggaAGAGAAGCGGAAAGCTATTGAGCGTAAGAAGCATACACAGGAAATCCAGCAGCAGAAAATAAGGCAGAGACTTGGTAAAGCTGCCTTCTTGCATGTTGTAGGTAAGCCAAAGGATGGTCCTAGTGACACCACGGAGCTGCAGGCTGAGAATGGAACAGCGCAGATGACAAGTACTGCAAACAATGCAAGAACGGCTGCCCAGTCTCCGAGGTCCCTCAATGCCAGAGATGGCATACAGCAAACCATTGAGAACGTGCGTAACAACTGGTTCAACAAGGAAGACCACATGTCACAGGGGGATGGTGAGAACAGTGAGGGGGAGGGCCAGGGGGCCGGGTTGACTGACAGCGAAATGAGCAGCTCCCAGGAGAGCCAAGGCAGTCAGCAGGGGAGACGACTCCTGTTTGACCGGCGCAGTGCCTCTGTTGAGAGAGTGGCCTCCCTTGCTGAACAAAGAATTGCGCAACCAGATACTGCTTCATATCCCAGAAGTGAGGGAAATGGATCAAATATTGATGAACTATCTGCTGGTATGTCTACCTCCCCAGTGTTCAGTCAGCAAAGTATTCCCAGTCCCCCAAGACTGTCAGTTGGTCAAAGTGGTTCATTTGTTGAAAGGCAGTCAAGATCTGACCTTGGAAGGAAATCCGATGTTAAACCAGAGCGACAGGAATCTTATGATGAGTACAGCAACTCTCTGGATAAGTTAAACCAGAGTTTGACAGATCTGCAGGGCGAGATCATGAAACTGTCCCTGAAGAAAGGTCAACAATTACAAGTGTCACGGTCCAGGTCAAAGTCTCCAACCCAGGTGGAGGCAAAGCTGATTGAGAAGCAACCAGCTCTAGTGGACAGTAATGTTGAGAGGACTTCAGCCCAGCACAAGTCACGGAGCTCCTCTGAGCCACGACAGCTGGCACAG GAAGGTCAGCAGCCAGGAAACTACGCCTCGTTGCCTAGACAACCACCAGCCTACGCACAACATGGTCAGCAGCATCAGCTTCAGCAGTACGCAATGAGTCCCACATCAATGGTTGGTCAGATAGGCCCTATATACGGCACCCACGGCCACTACATGCAGAGCCCTGGTCATGGGTTCCCCAGCTATGTGCTAGGCCCAGGCCAGGGTCAGATGACCTACCCCCAGATGCAGCCCCCCTTTCATCAGAGTCCCCCTGGTTTCCCCCACACCGGCGGTCCAGGCATGTACCCTGGTCAGCCGTACCCTGGGCCCCACAGTCTTGTCTCCCCTCCATCGGCAGCCCAGCCAGGCCCCTACTCTACCATGTACACCTCCCCCGGTGTTCCCAGTAACCAGTTCCAGCCCTTACAGCCCCTGCCTGGCCCCTATACCAACCCCTCACACATGGGGCAATACCTGCCACAGGGTCATCAGCCTCAGCCACACATGTTTGACATGCAACAGGCCTATAATCAGCATTCCAGTGTTCAGAATCCAGTGAGTTCCACCCCAGAAGCAGTTCAGTTGCGTTCTAGTCAGATACGTGAAAATAGAGGGGTCACTAATGACAATACGAGACAATTCAAGGGTGACAATAGTGACTCAAATGTACAATCTAGTAGATCCAGTAACAGTGATATCAACAAATCCAATAATGTCAGTGATAAAAGTGACTCTGGTGTTACCAGGATTACGGGTAAAACCTCCAGTTCAAATAGTTACGTGTCTTCTGTGATATCGGATTTCGCTGCTCAGGTGACTCAGCCTGGTGGCCAGGTGCCGGGCACTCACTCGGACGACTTGCAGGGTTCGAGCCTTGGTACCGGCGCTGATTTGGATACCAGCACCTCTGGGCTAGACGTCACTCCTGTAGGCTTCGTGGTCGGTCAGGATGACACCAGTCTAGATCAG AGTGCAGAGGAGGAGATGCATAGGAAGAAGGAGAAGTTGGAGAAAATGAGGCTGAAACGTGTTGAGGAGCAGGAGAGGAAGAGGCTGAAACTGGAGCAGGACATGAACCGGCGGAGGGAGATGGAGAG GTTGAAGCAAGAAGAAAGTGATCGtagaaaatcagaagaaaaagcGCGGCGTGAAGCTATTTTTAAGCAGTACATCACAAAgaaggatgatgatgaggaaggCCCGCCGAAGAAAGAGAAGCCCAAACAGAGAACTAGGCCAAAGTCAATGTTTGTCAAGCCTGAATTGGTAGAAG GGTTTGAGGGCGCTGGTTCTGTGGACGACTTGACCAGCCGAGTGATGTCAGCCTCTGTTGGACCGGAACCTTCCAATGGGGCCCAGT TAAAGGGTACTAGAAACACTAGATCATCCAAGTCACCTCAGCACAAACAAGTTATGAGAAAAGCAG TTTCCATGAACACCCTTCACAATGGCAGTGGTGACGGGCGGTCCCTGGCGTATGGCGGTCTCACCCACCGGCGACCGCTCTCACCAGACCCCAACAGGACACGCAAGGGTCAGAGGTCAAATGAGAGCTCGGAGTCGGGATCCTCACAGGGCGGTGTGGACTATGCAG GTCCGAAGCTGTTTGTGAAGCCGAGTGCCAAGTCTAACAGACACATCATCATCAATGCTATCAGTCACTGCTGCCTGGCTGGCTCTGTAAACACGGAGCAGAAAAACAAAGTGCTAGAA GAAATTGCCAAGTCCAATGCCAAACACTTCATCATTCTGTTCCGGGACAGCAGTTGTGGTTACCGGGGCCTCTATGGGTTTGACCCGGACACTGAGGACTGCTTCAAGATATTGGGCGTGGGTCCCCGGTCAATACAGCATGACATGGTGGAGAAATACTACAA ATACAACTCAGGGGGCAAGTCGTTCTCCGAGGTTGTCTCTACAAAGCACATCTCTGTGTCCATTGACGCTGTCAGCCTGCAGAACGCTGTGTGGAAACCAGCCAAGCCTCCTGCCAAGGCCATGTGA